The Candidatus Roseilinea sp. genome contains a region encoding:
- the ribY gene encoding riboflavin-binding protein RibY, with protein MNKWKVSLTTSLLLIMLSACAIQAPPPRTGGSGALLQKIRLPMSYIPNVQFAPYYVAVERGYFAEAGIELEFDYKFETDGMKLVAAGELPFAVVSGEQVVLARAQGLPVKYFLQWYRRFPIAIFSLKTKGIEKPEDLKGRTVGIPGFFGATYVGWRAFLDANGLSERDMQVQEIGFTQAAAVQQGKVDAAVGYIVNEPLVLEANGFPVNVFRVSDQVDMVANGLVTNEKTLRENPTLVRNMARALLRGIADTIADPNAAMQISAKYVEGLQADDPIQKQVLLATIELMRSERLGISSPQAWENTQNTLLAMGQIKQKLDVNEFFTNEFVP; from the coding sequence ATGAACAAGTGGAAGGTTTCGCTAACAACCAGTTTACTGCTTATCATGTTGAGCGCCTGCGCCATACAGGCGCCCCCGCCGCGCACCGGCGGATCCGGTGCACTGCTGCAGAAGATCAGGCTGCCGATGAGCTACATCCCCAACGTGCAGTTCGCCCCCTACTACGTGGCAGTCGAGCGCGGCTACTTCGCCGAAGCGGGGATTGAGCTGGAGTTCGATTACAAGTTCGAGACCGACGGCATGAAGCTGGTCGCCGCCGGCGAGCTGCCGTTTGCCGTGGTCAGCGGCGAGCAGGTGGTGCTGGCGCGCGCGCAGGGCCTGCCCGTCAAGTACTTCTTGCAGTGGTACCGCCGGTTCCCCATCGCCATCTTCAGCCTGAAGACGAAGGGCATCGAAAAGCCGGAAGACCTGAAGGGCAGAACCGTGGGCATCCCCGGCTTCTTCGGCGCGACCTACGTCGGCTGGCGCGCCTTCCTAGACGCCAACGGACTGAGCGAGCGGGACATGCAGGTACAGGAGATCGGCTTCACCCAGGCGGCGGCCGTGCAACAGGGCAAAGTGGATGCGGCAGTGGGCTACATCGTCAATGAACCGCTCGTGCTCGAAGCCAACGGGTTCCCCGTCAACGTCTTCCGCGTGAGCGATCAGGTCGACATGGTCGCTAACGGCCTGGTCACCAACGAGAAGACCCTGCGCGAGAATCCGACGCTGGTGCGCAACATGGCGCGCGCGCTGCTCCGTGGCATCGCCGACACCATTGCCGACCCCAACGCCGCAATGCAGATTTCGGCCAAATACGTCGAGGGACTCCAGGCCGACGACCCGATCCAAAAGCAGGTGTTGCTCGCCACCATCGAGTTGATGCGCAGCGAACGCCTAGGCATCTCATCGCCGCAGGCCTGGGAGAACACGCAGAACACGTTGCTGGCGATGGGACAGATCAAGCAGAAGCTGGACGTGAACGAGTTCTTCACCAATGAATTCGTGCCGTGA
- a CDS encoding ABC transporter ATP-binding protein, whose protein sequence is MLIADRISHTYPNGVEALRDFSLRVARGQFVAIVGPSGCGKSTLLRIIAGLIQPSAGEVRLDGERITQPSSRIGVMFQDAALLPWRTVEQNIRLPLELGGRAAHPVAPATRHSLIAELIHLVGLGGFERAYPHELSGGMAQRVALARALITRPPVLLLDEPFGALDAMTRENLTALVEGILRETGTTAVMVTHSIAEAVFLADHVVVCSPRPGSVVGNVKVGLPRPRAWAMESWPEFGALVGRVRALLAQPTPAPARAELPTQRP, encoded by the coding sequence ATGCTGATCGCCGACCGCATCTCGCACACTTACCCCAACGGCGTCGAAGCGCTGCGCGATTTTTCGCTGCGCGTCGCGCGCGGTCAGTTCGTCGCCATCGTTGGCCCCAGCGGATGCGGCAAAAGCACGCTGCTGCGCATCATCGCCGGCCTGATCCAACCGAGCGCCGGCGAAGTGCGGCTGGACGGCGAGCGCATTACGCAGCCCTCGTCGCGCATCGGCGTGATGTTTCAGGACGCCGCCCTGCTCCCCTGGCGCACGGTCGAGCAGAACATCCGGCTGCCGCTTGAGCTGGGCGGCAGGGCGGCGCACCCTGTGGCCCCCGCAACGCGCCATTCGCTGATTGCCGAACTGATCCACTTGGTCGGCCTCGGCGGCTTCGAGCGGGCCTACCCGCACGAGCTGAGCGGCGGCATGGCCCAGCGCGTGGCGCTGGCGCGCGCGCTGATCACCCGCCCGCCGGTGCTCTTGCTCGATGAACCCTTCGGCGCGCTCGACGCCATGACGCGCGAAAACCTCACCGCGTTGGTCGAGGGCATCCTGCGCGAAACGGGGACGACGGCCGTGATGGTCACCCACAGCATCGCCGAGGCCGTCTTCCTGGCGGATCACGTCGTGGTGTGCTCGCCGCGCCCGGGGAGCGTGGTCGGCAACGTGAAGGTCGGGCTGCCGCGACCGCGCGCGTGGGCGATGGAGAGCTGGCCGGAATTCGGCGCGCTGGTCGGGCGCGTGCGCGCACTCCTCGCCCAACCGACCCCGGCCCCTGCGCGGGCCGAGCTGCCGACTCAACGGCCTTAG
- a CDS encoding membrane protein, translated as MTDLIWVIQRLNWLAVIDIALVSLVFFGVLLLVRATQAVPLIRGMLVLGAITLLLGGTAQLPTFNLIMRTALPALLVAVPVIFQPELRRALERLGRVNEMLVAPRRTELEVMVRKISDAAQRLAARRHGALIVIERDTGLQDLIDTGVPLDAELTPDLLLTIFDPHTPLHDGGVIIRHGRVAAAGCVLPLTTSTPEDARIGLRHRAGIGVTEGTDAIAVIVSEERGSISIAHNGRLIRRIEPDHLESALIALAQPGIQKAASMLPGFLRAREKQETH; from the coding sequence ATGACTGACTTGATCTGGGTCATCCAGCGTTTGAATTGGCTGGCCGTCATTGACATCGCGCTGGTGTCGTTGGTGTTCTTCGGCGTGTTGCTGCTGGTGCGCGCCACACAGGCCGTGCCGTTGATTCGCGGCATGTTGGTGCTGGGCGCCATCACGTTGCTGCTGGGCGGGACGGCGCAATTGCCGACCTTCAACTTGATCATGCGCACGGCGCTGCCGGCGCTGCTTGTCGCCGTTCCGGTCATCTTCCAACCGGAACTGCGGCGCGCCTTGGAGCGGCTCGGGCGCGTCAACGAAATGCTGGTCGCGCCGCGCAGGACCGAACTGGAAGTGATGGTGCGCAAGATCAGCGACGCAGCCCAGCGCCTGGCCGCGCGGCGTCATGGGGCGCTCATCGTGATCGAGCGCGACACCGGCCTGCAAGACCTGATTGACACCGGCGTGCCGCTGGATGCCGAACTGACGCCGGACCTCCTGCTCACCATCTTCGACCCGCACACGCCGCTGCACGACGGCGGCGTTATCATCCGGCATGGCCGCGTCGCGGCCGCCGGGTGCGTGTTGCCGCTGACTACTTCGACGCCCGAGGACGCGCGCATCGGCCTTCGCCATCGCGCCGGGATCGGAGTGACCGAGGGCACAGACGCCATCGCCGTCATCGTGTCCGAGGAGCGCGGCTCGATCAGCATCGCGCACAACGGCCGGCTCATCCGCCGCATCGAGCCGGATCACCTGGAAAGTGCGTTGATCGCCCTGGCACAACCCGGCATTCAGAAAGCGGCCTCGATGTTGCCCGGCTTCCTGCGCGCGCGTGAGAAGCAGGAGACGCACTAA